The following proteins are co-located in the Chaetodon auriga isolate fChaAug3 chromosome 23, fChaAug3.hap1, whole genome shotgun sequence genome:
- the LOC143316190 gene encoding actin-related protein 3 → MAGRLPACVVDCGTGYTKLGYAGNTEPQFIIPSCIAIKESAKVGDQAQRRMMKGVDDLDFFIGDEAIDKPSYATKWPIRHGIVEDWDLMERFMEQVIFKYLRAEPEDHYFLLTEPPLNTPENREYTAEIMFESFNVPGLYIAVQAVLALAASWTSRQVGERTLTGTVIDSGDGVTHVIPVAEGYVIGSCIKHIPIAGRDITYFTQQLLREREVGIPPEQSLETAKAVKERFSYVCPDLVKEFNKYDTDGSKWIKQYTGINAITKKEFTIDVGYERFLGPEIFFHPEFANPDFTQPISEVVDEVIQNCPIDVRRPLYKNIVLSGGSTMFRDFGRRLQRDLKRTVDARLKMSEELSGGKLKPKPIDVQVITHHMQRYAVWFGGSMLASTPEFYQVCHTKKDYEEIGPSICRHNPVFGVMS, encoded by the exons ATGGCTGGTCGGCTACCGGCTTGTGTTGTAGACTGCGGCACAGG GTACACAAAGCTTGGTTATGCAGGAAATACAGAGCCACAATTCATTATACCATCAT GTATTGCAATCAAAGAATCGGCCAAGGTGGGAGACCAGGCCCAGCGCAGGATGATGAAGGGCGTTGACGACCTGGACTTCTTCATCGGGGACGAAGCCATCGACAAACCATCATATGCGACAAAG TGGCCCATCCGTCACGGGATAGTGGAAGACTGGGACCTGATGGAGAGATTTATGGAGCAGGTCATCTTCAAGTATCTGCGGGCAGAACCTGAAGAccattattttcttttg ACAGAGCCTCCACTCAACACACCAGAAAACAGAGAGTACACAGCAGAGATCATGTTTGAGTCGTTCAACGTCCCGGGGCTCTACATCGCTGTTCAG GCTGTCCTGGCGCTGGCTGCCTCCTGGACATCCCGACAGGTGGGAGAGCGGACGCTGACGGGCACCGTGATCGACAGTGGCGACGGAGTGACGCACGTCATCCCGGTG GCTGAAGGTTACGTCATTGGAAGCTGCATTAAGCACATCCCCATCGCTGGCCGGGACATCACGTACTTcactcaacagctgctgagggaGCGAGAGGTGGGGATTCCTCCGGAGCAGTCCCTGGAGACGGCTAAAGCGGTCAAG GAGCGGTTCAGCTACGTCTGCCCCGACCTTGTGAAGGAGTTCAACAAGTACGACACCGACGGCTCCAAGTGGATCAAGCAGTACACGGGCATCAATGCCATCACCAAGAAGGAGTTCACCATCGACGTCGGCTACGAGCGTTTCCTGGGGCCCGAGATCTTCTTCCACCCTGAG TTCGCCAACCCAGACTTCACCCAGCCGATCTCAGAGGTGGTGGACGAAGTCATCCAGAACTGCCCCATTGACGTCAGACGTCCGCTGTACAAG AACATCGTGCTCTCCGGAGGCTCCACCATGTTCAGGGACTTTGGCAGGCGCCTGCAGAGGGACCTCAAGAGGACCGTGGACGCGCGGCTGAAAATGAGCGAAGAGCTGAGCGGCGGCAAGTTGAAG CCCAAGCCCATTGATGTGCAAGTCATCACTCATCACATGCAGAGGTACGCCGTCTGGTTCGGAGGATCAATGCTGGCGTCTACT CCCGAGTTTTACCAAGTGTGCCACACCAAGAAAGACTACGAGGAGATCGGGCCGAGCATCTGCCGCCACAACCCCGTATTCGGCGTCATGTCTTAG
- the LOC143316257 gene encoding ly6/PLAUR domain-containing protein 1-like gives MKTPTVSPRHVVRSMISALWVCLQLRRKERVALCGAFALTSASQEDERVRVWASSAALRPPCPRLKEFIWSDVSPPSVIWERMRLLVFATLCGVLLDAGDALQIQCYQCEEMKHNDCSTPEYIVNCTVNVQDMCQKEVLVKPDGIHYRKSCASSGACLIASSGYQQFCTGRLNSVCISCCNTPLCNGPRRKRPIPSAAMCSPRTNRPLLLFLAFLLPLLKLLPVT, from the exons ATGAAAACGCCAACTGTGAGCCCCCGTCACGTGGTGCGCTCTATGATTTCTGCGCTCTGGGTTTGTCTCCAGTTGCGCAGGAAGGAGAGAGTCGCACTTTGCGGAGCTTTCGCTCTCACCTCAGCGAGCCAAGAGGATGAGCGCGTCCGTGTCTGGGCTTCCTCCGCGGCGCTTCGTCCTCCATGCCCCCGTCTGAAGGAGTTCATTTGGTCGGATGTTTCCCCTCCGAGCGTCATTTGGGAGAGAATGCGTCTTCTCGTTTTTGCGACTTTATGTGGAGTCCTTCTCGACGCAG GAGATGCCCTTCAGATCCAGTGCTACCAGTGCGAGGAGATGAAGCACAATGACTGCTCCACGCCGGAGTACATCGTCAACTGCACCGTCAATGTACAGGACATGTGCCAGAAGGAAGTGCTCGTCAAACCTGATG gAATACATTATCGGAAATCCTGCGCCTCCTCCGGGGCTTGCCTCATCGCCTCCTCAGGCTACCAGCAGTTCTGCACCGGCAGGCTGAACTCAGTCTGCATCTCCTGCTGCAACACCCCGCTCTGCAACGGGCCCAGGAGGAAGCGTCCCATCCCGTCGGCCGCAATGTGCAGCCCACGGACGAACCGGCcgcttctcctcttcctcgccttCCTCCTGCCGCTGCTGAAGCTCCTCCCTGTGACGTAG